GTAACTTCAAAAAGAGTCGATGATAAGCATACGATTAATTTCATATATGACCATTAACTAAATGAAAATAAAGTACGAATAGGGGTCACATCTTTGAAATTTGATATTGACGTATGTATAAATTTAGATAAGATTAATTTTTTTATTATTAAAATTTAAGTTTTAGGAATGTGTCTGTTAATTATGGCAAGGCCCTTACGCATAGAATATCCCGGTGCTTTTTATCATATTACGACCAGAGGTGTTGGGAGACAGAATATATTTTTTAAGGATTACGAAGAAAGGTGTTTTTAGAAAAGCTGGGAGACCTGCATGAGAAGTGGGGAATAATATTCCATGGATATTGTCTGATGACAAATCACTATCATCTGGAGTTGGAAACTCCAGGTGGTGAATTGAGTAGGCCCTTGCAATGGTTGAATCATGTTTATGCCGGTTATGTAAATAAGGAGTACAAGAGAGTTGGACATCTGTTTCAGGGCAGGTTTAAGAGTGTGCTCGTAGAAGCAGATGAACATTTGCATGTTTTATCACGTTACATACACATGAATCCTGTACGTGCGGGTATAGTGAGGAGGCCCGAGGAGTATAGATGGTCTAGTTATCGGGATTATCTAGGAATACGACAATGTCCGAAGTGGCTTGATGTGAAACAAACACTTGAAATGTTTGGTGTGTCTGAGAAGGAGCAGAGAAAGGAATACCGGCGCTTTGTAATAATGGGAGACGAGGGAAATCCTTTAAAAGAAATGAGTTTTGGGGCAATATTAGGAACAGCACAGTTTGTAAAACGAATGAGGGAGAAATTGAGAAACAGAAAGTCTGAGAAGAGTGATGCTGAGATTTCACGTATGATTTATGCGCGGCCAGGTCCAGGAATTAATGAAATTTGCAAAGTTGTATGCGAAGCGTATGATGTTTCAAAGGAGGAGATGTGCGTAAAGGGACGTAAAGGAAATGAAGGCCGGGATTTGGCGATATATTTGTCGAGAAAGTATGCTAGAAGCACGTGTGATGAAATAGGTGAGCACTTTGGAGGTATCAGGCCTTCGGCAGTGAGTTTGGGAAGTAGAAGGGTTAAGGATCGGTTAAAAACAGACAAAACCTTTAAGAAACTGGTCAGGCAATTAGAATCTGATGTGATAGATTTTAACAATTAAAACTAATATCAAACATCAAAGATGTGACCCCCATCGCGTAAAGGAAATGAAGGCCGGGATATGGCGATATATCTGTCGAGAAAGTATGCTAGAAGTACGTGTTATGAAATAGGTGAACACTTTGGAGGTATCAGGCCTTCGGCAGTGAGTTTGGGAAGTAGAAGGGTTAAGGATCGGTTAAAAACAGACAAAACCTTTAAGAAACTGGTCAGGCAATTAGAATCTGATGTGATAGATTTTAACAATTAAAACTAATATCAAACATCAAAGATGTGACCCCCATCGCCAATAGCGGAATTGGATAATGCGGGGA
This genomic stretch from Candidatus Scalindua japonica harbors:
- a CDS encoding helix-turn-helix domain-containing protein, whose protein sequence is MFLEKLGDLHEKWGIIFHGYCLMTNHYHLELETPGGELSRPLQWLNHVYAGYVNKEYKRVGHLFQGRFKSVLVEADEHLHVLSRYIHMNPVRAGIVRRPEEYRWSSYRDYLGIRQCPKWLDVKQTLEMFGVSEKEQRKEYRRFVIMGDEGNPLKEMSFGAILGTAQFVKRMREKLRNRKSEKSDAEISRMIYARPGPGINEICKVVCEAYDVSKEEMCVKGRKGNEGRDLAIYLSRKYARSTCDEIGEHFGGIRPSAVSLGSRRVKDRLKTDKTFKKLVRQLESDVIDFNN